From Nitratidesulfovibrio vulgaris str. Hildenborough, a single genomic window includes:
- a CDS encoding universal stress protein: MSFSKILLPVDGSEHARLALRHALALAEGGSTVVLVHSYGDIPALIGGEAREQLMKECVTEADALLEPYRTALSGAGVPYVEHVVVGAPVQAILSVCEREACDLIVMGSRGLTDFEGMVMGSVAHGVLHQSTVPVLVAR, from the coding sequence ATGTCGTTTTCGAAGATACTGCTTCCCGTCGACGGCTCCGAACATGCCCGACTGGCGTTGCGACATGCCCTGGCCCTGGCCGAGGGGGGCTCCACAGTCGTGCTTGTGCACAGTTACGGTGATATCCCGGCACTGATAGGTGGTGAGGCACGAGAGCAACTCATGAAGGAATGCGTGACCGAGGCCGACGCATTGCTCGAGCCATACAGGACCGCACTTTCCGGTGCGGGTGTGCCCTATGTGGAACATGTGGTCGTCGGTGCGCCGGTGCAGGCCATTCTCTCCGTCTGCGAGAGGGAGGCGTGCGACCTCATCGTCATGGGGTCGCGGGGGCTGACCGACTTCGAGGGAATGGTCATGGGCAGCGTCGCCCACGGGGTGCTGCACCAGAGCACCGTTCCGGTACTGGTCGCGCGATAG
- the cls gene encoding cardiolipin synthase, translated as MTTLHWILLPISYAPSVVAALHALLTKRDPRSALGWIAVSLTFPLAGPFFYFIFGINRVHSRAAQLLAATENRRRRQGERLHGGPEEDDPPGTVSDTYIPPRFRALARVGRMVTGRPLAGGNTVRPLYNGEDAYPAMVEAIDKAEHSVFLTTYIFGGRRIGEQFVDSLADAAERGVDVRVIIDGVGGLYSWPRAWSRLKRRGVRVERFLPPHLLPPQLSVNLRNHRKVLVCDGHVGFTGGMNVGDHHLMATDNPRRVQDVHFLFTGPIVAQLQEVFLRDWGFLTGDYALTAPVHDEPCGDSLCRTVLEGPGDRAERLHDLLCGIISSASRSVRIVTPYFLPSREIISALRAAALRGVDVRVMLPARNNLPFVHWATRHLLESLVDSGVRVFYQPPPFSHSKLLLVDGYYAQVGSANIDTRSLRLNFELTVEVFDTSVVRQLNRHFDTVRRMSEEVQASMLASRPFATRVRDALFWLFSPYL; from the coding sequence ATGACCACGCTGCACTGGATACTGCTGCCCATCTCCTACGCGCCATCTGTGGTCGCTGCGCTGCATGCCCTGCTCACCAAGCGCGACCCGCGTTCGGCCCTCGGCTGGATTGCCGTGAGCCTCACGTTCCCATTGGCTGGCCCCTTCTTCTATTTCATCTTCGGCATCAACCGCGTCCATAGCCGTGCGGCCCAGCTTCTGGCAGCCACGGAGAACAGGAGGCGTCGTCAGGGTGAGAGGTTGCATGGAGGGCCGGAAGAGGACGACCCGCCGGGTACCGTTTCGGATACCTACATACCCCCACGGTTTCGCGCCCTGGCACGTGTCGGACGCATGGTCACCGGAAGACCCCTTGCGGGGGGCAATACCGTGCGTCCGCTGTATAATGGCGAAGACGCCTATCCCGCCATGGTCGAGGCCATCGACAAGGCCGAACACAGTGTCTTTCTCACCACGTACATCTTCGGTGGCCGGCGCATAGGCGAACAGTTCGTGGATTCCCTCGCCGATGCGGCTGAACGCGGGGTCGACGTCCGGGTCATCATCGACGGTGTGGGGGGACTCTATTCGTGGCCGAGGGCGTGGTCGCGCCTGAAGCGTCGCGGAGTGCGCGTCGAGAGATTCCTGCCGCCGCACCTGTTGCCACCGCAGCTTTCCGTGAACCTGCGCAACCACCGCAAGGTGCTGGTCTGCGACGGGCATGTCGGTTTCACGGGCGGCATGAACGTGGGTGACCATCACCTCATGGCCACCGACAATCCGCGCCGTGTGCAGGATGTGCATTTCCTGTTCACGGGCCCCATCGTGGCACAGTTGCAGGAGGTCTTCCTGCGTGACTGGGGTTTCCTCACGGGAGACTATGCCCTGACGGCCCCGGTTCACGATGAACCCTGTGGCGATTCGCTCTGTCGTACGGTGCTCGAAGGGCCGGGCGACCGCGCAGAACGTCTGCACGACCTGCTATGCGGCATCATCTCCAGCGCCTCGCGCTCGGTGCGCATCGTGACCCCGTACTTCCTGCCGTCGCGTGAGATCATCAGCGCCCTGCGGGCAGCGGCCCTGCGCGGGGTCGATGTGCGCGTCATGCTGCCTGCCCGCAACAACCTTCCCTTCGTGCACTGGGCCACACGACACCTGCTGGAAAGCCTTGTGGACAGCGGGGTGCGCGTCTTCTACCAGCCGCCGCCCTTCTCGCATTCCAAGCTGTTGCTGGTCGACGGCTACTATGCGCAGGTCGGGTCGGCCAACATCGACACGCGCAGTCTGCGGCTCAACTTCGAATTGACGGTGGAGGTCTTCGACACCAGCGTCGTGCGGCAGTTGAACAGGCATTTCGACACGGTGCGGCGCATGAGCGAAGAGGTTCAGGCCAGTATGCTGGCCAGTAGACCCTTCGCCACGCGGGTGCGGGATGCCCTGTTCTGGCTCTTCTCTCCGTATCTGTGA
- a CDS encoding zinc dependent phospholipase C family protein, whose translation MLRFPLFLAMLMVLLLPGDALAWGPGIHMATASWLLDHLPLLPAALAQVVGAHPAAFRYGSLSADIFIGKGCRVKPGHSHNWSTAHALLDEADTPELRAYAAGYLAHLAADTVAHNHYVPNLLPGTPGSGKFSHVYIEMQADRLVEWDGASYRLFDAMSEADSALLRATDKAALPFRLKKQLFRGSVAVAGRQSFRRSLRIVHRMMPHAADRAYLGMMLDISARAVVDVLRDPYGSAVLDIDPIGSEALDTARTACRCATPLAFLTVDRELRFPLDARLASLPASGVPSGKSAHAA comes from the coding sequence ATGCTTCGTTTCCCCTTGTTCCTTGCCATGCTCATGGTGCTGCTCCTGCCCGGAGACGCACTCGCCTGGGGGCCGGGTATCCACATGGCTACGGCCTCGTGGCTTCTCGACCATCTGCCCCTGCTGCCCGCCGCCCTCGCACAGGTGGTGGGGGCCCATCCCGCCGCCTTCCGCTACGGTTCGCTTTCCGCCGATATCTTCATCGGCAAGGGGTGCAGGGTGAAGCCGGGGCACAGCCATAACTGGTCGACGGCGCACGCCCTGCTGGACGAAGCCGACACGCCCGAGTTGCGTGCCTATGCGGCGGGCTATCTCGCCCACCTCGCTGCGGACACCGTGGCCCATAACCACTACGTGCCCAACCTGCTGCCCGGCACACCCGGCAGCGGCAAGTTCTCGCATGTCTACATCGAGATGCAGGCTGACAGGCTTGTGGAGTGGGACGGTGCCTCGTACAGGCTCTTCGATGCCATGTCCGAAGCCGATAGCGCCCTGTTGCGTGCCACGGACAAGGCCGCCTTGCCGTTCCGTCTCAAGAAGCAGCTGTTCCGCGGTAGCGTGGCGGTGGCGGGGCGTCAGTCGTTCCGGCGTTCCTTGCGCATCGTGCACAGGATGATGCCCCACGCTGCCGACCGTGCCTACCTCGGCATGATGCTCGACATCAGCGCGCGTGCCGTGGTGGACGTCTTGCGTGACCCCTACGGTTCCGCCGTGCTTGATATCGACCCCATAGGCAGCGAGGCCCTCGATACGGCCCGTACAGCCTGCCGGTGCGCCACGCCGCTGGCCTTCCTTACGGTCGACCGCGAACTGCGCTTTCCGCTGGACGCCCGTCTGGCGTCCCTTCCCGCCTCTGGCGTCCCCTCGGGCAAGTCTGCCCACGCAGCCTGA
- the chrA gene encoding chromate efflux transporter — protein sequence MADTAQHAGHHAPPEGQGPCGRDTNEIAKGDATGTAAVANEAAPQPDDAPHRPPGHAALFLSFLRVGLTAFGGPAMLPHVRRMVVERRRWLDEKSFKATVAICQAVPGATVMQVSAHCGLKLRGVPGMLTAFAGFVLPAFAMITTLAALYWQNHELPAFQHAFTGIKAVTLAIMVHGGMDFAVRYLRSWADRVIALAVCGLALLELHPLLPLGLAVAAGLLVYREEDVPVPQPCTKTAQTMPGAGCPRENRNFRKGAIRLTAGLALTLTFLVVLALAAPRLYELAVSMMRTDLVAFGGALASLPVMRHEVVELRGWMPDSAFLDGIAIGQVTPGPIIMASAFIGWRVDQLLGAVIAAVSIFTPSLLFLLTADTLVSLIERSRLYHRGVRASLAALSGLLFSLVVAVVRSLPPEPLPALLAIGGFVALWRKVDPGIVVIGAAAISVLSALL from the coding sequence ATGGCGGATACGGCGCAACACGCAGGGCATCATGCCCCGCCTGAAGGGCAAGGCCCTTGCGGACGAGACACGAATGAGATTGCCAAGGGCGACGCCACCGGCACAGCGGCAGTCGCCAACGAGGCGGCACCTCAGCCCGATGACGCACCACACCGCCCCCCCGGCCATGCGGCCCTGTTCCTCTCCTTCCTGCGCGTGGGTCTGACGGCCTTCGGAGGCCCCGCCATGTTGCCCCATGTGCGGCGCATGGTCGTTGAACGGCGTCGATGGCTCGATGAAAAATCGTTCAAGGCCACGGTCGCCATCTGTCAGGCCGTACCGGGTGCCACGGTCATGCAGGTATCGGCGCATTGCGGACTGAAGCTACGCGGTGTGCCCGGCATGCTGACAGCCTTCGCAGGCTTCGTACTGCCCGCCTTCGCCATGATCACGACCCTTGCCGCACTGTACTGGCAGAATCATGAACTTCCGGCCTTCCAGCACGCGTTCACGGGCATCAAGGCTGTGACACTCGCCATCATGGTGCATGGCGGCATGGATTTCGCCGTTCGCTATCTCCGGTCGTGGGCCGACAGGGTCATAGCCCTTGCCGTATGCGGACTGGCACTCCTTGAACTGCACCCGCTGCTTCCGCTGGGCCTCGCCGTCGCCGCCGGACTCCTCGTCTACAGGGAGGAGGATGTGCCCGTGCCACAGCCCTGCACCAAGACAGCACAGACGATGCCGGGCGCTGGCTGCCCCCGGGAGAACCGCAACTTCAGGAAGGGTGCGATACGACTGACGGCGGGTCTTGCACTCACGCTGACGTTCCTCGTGGTGCTGGCGCTCGCTGCACCACGGCTGTATGAGCTAGCCGTCTCCATGATGCGTACCGACCTCGTGGCCTTCGGCGGTGCGCTGGCATCGCTGCCCGTCATGCGACACGAGGTGGTGGAATTGCGGGGCTGGATGCCCGATTCGGCCTTTCTCGACGGCATCGCCATCGGGCAGGTAACTCCCGGCCCCATCATCATGGCATCGGCCTTCATCGGATGGCGGGTCGACCAGCTTCTCGGTGCCGTCATCGCCGCGGTGTCCATCTTCACCCCGTCACTGCTCTTCCTGCTGACGGCGGATACGCTGGTGTCTCTGATCGAACGCTCCCGGTTGTATCACCGCGGCGTACGCGCCAGCCTCGCCGCCCTTTCGGGGCTTCTGTTCTCACTGGTGGTCGCCGTGGTCCGCTCACTGCCTCCCGAACCACTCCCGGCGCTCCTTGCCATAGGAGGTTTCGTGGCGCTGTGGCGCAAGGTCGACCCCGGCATCGTCGTGATAGGGGCGGCTGCCATCTCGGTGCTTTCCGCGTTGCTCTGA
- a CDS encoding putative quinol monooxygenase, whose translation MHHDMIAITAEVVAREGHEAKAAELLAGLAAATSHHAGVLRYEVQRQAGNPRVFMVVELWADRASLEAHKNTEDMRCFIEAAPAVLEGAWLVREWQGVAASVIPAA comes from the coding sequence ATGCATCATGATATGATTGCCATTACCGCCGAAGTCGTCGCAAGGGAAGGGCATGAGGCCAAGGCCGCTGAACTTCTTGCAGGACTCGCCGCCGCCACCTCACACCATGCCGGAGTGCTGCGGTACGAGGTGCAGCGTCAGGCCGGAAATCCGCGCGTATTCATGGTGGTCGAACTTTGGGCCGACCGTGCCTCGCTGGAGGCGCACAAGAATACGGAGGATATGCGGTGCTTCATCGAAGCTGCCCCGGCAGTACTCGAAGGCGCATGGCTTGTGCGTGAATGGCAGGGCGTTGCGGCGTCTGTAATCCCCGCAGCGTAG
- a CDS encoding 4Fe-4S dicluster domain-containing protein, whose protein sequence is MYMLSNVLKNLSRKYATRLYPFQTRPAFEGFRGRLVNKIEDCIFCKSCQIKCPSQCITVDPKAGTWDCDPFACVYCSVCVDACPTQCLSMVNVHRAPAPEKFVVQLQGTPRRSKKAEKAEAPAAPQAAETASE, encoded by the coding sequence ATGTACATGCTCAGCAACGTCCTCAAGAACCTGTCGCGCAAGTACGCGACGCGGCTCTATCCGTTCCAGACCCGTCCGGCCTTCGAAGGCTTCCGCGGGCGTCTCGTGAACAAGATCGAAGACTGCATCTTCTGCAAGAGCTGCCAGATAAAGTGCCCCTCGCAGTGCATCACGGTCGACCCCAAGGCCGGCACGTGGGACTGCGACCCCTTCGCCTGCGTCTACTGCTCTGTATGCGTCGATGCCTGCCCCACGCAGTGCCTCTCGATGGTGAACGTGCACCGCGCGCCCGCCCCCGAGAAGTTCGTGGTACAGCTGCAGGGTACGCCCCGCCGCTCGAAGAAGGCCGAAAAGGCCGAGGCGCCTGCGGCCCCTCAGGCTGCCGAGACGGCTTCCGAATAG
- a CDS encoding hydrogenase large subunit, producing the protein MSRTIIPFGPQHPVLPEPLHLKLVVEDETVVEAIPALGYVHRGLETLASIRDYNQMVYVVERVCGICSCIHAMCYCQSLECMMNVEVPRRAKVLRTIWSELHRIHSHLLWLGLFADGFGFESLFMQFWKVRERVMDINEATAGNRVVISTNIVGGVRRDLSPEHQKWILDEMNHLEREIRALMTTILDDYTVCKRTKGVGVLTAQQAIQLGAVGPMLRGSGVAQDARQLQYAAFDELDFEPIAVPDGDSWARCKVRFLEVLQSVDLVRQAISKLPDTELSVKVPGKPEGEVVARVEQPRGELMYYVKGNGSKHLERVRIRTPTFANIPPLLAIMGGLQLADVPVAVLSIDPCISCTER; encoded by the coding sequence ATGTCCCGCACCATCATTCCTTTCGGCCCGCAGCATCCGGTTCTGCCGGAGCCCCTGCACCTGAAGCTGGTCGTCGAGGACGAGACCGTGGTCGAAGCCATTCCGGCCCTCGGCTACGTCCACCGCGGCCTCGAGACCCTCGCCTCCATCCGCGACTACAACCAGATGGTCTACGTGGTCGAGCGCGTGTGCGGCATCTGCTCGTGCATCCACGCCATGTGCTACTGCCAGTCGCTCGAGTGCATGATGAACGTCGAAGTGCCCCGTCGCGCCAAGGTCCTGCGCACCATCTGGTCGGAACTGCACCGTATCCACAGCCACCTGCTGTGGCTCGGTCTCTTCGCCGACGGCTTCGGCTTCGAGAGCCTGTTCATGCAGTTCTGGAAAGTGCGCGAGCGCGTCATGGACATCAACGAAGCCACAGCGGGCAACCGCGTGGTCATCTCCACCAACATCGTGGGTGGTGTGCGCCGCGACCTGTCGCCTGAACACCAGAAGTGGATTCTCGACGAGATGAACCACCTCGAACGCGAAATCCGTGCCCTGATGACCACCATCCTCGACGACTACACCGTGTGCAAGCGCACCAAGGGTGTGGGCGTACTCACCGCACAGCAGGCCATCCAGCTTGGTGCCGTCGGCCCCATGCTGCGCGGCAGCGGCGTGGCGCAGGACGCCCGCCAGCTGCAGTACGCGGCCTTCGACGAACTCGACTTCGAACCCATCGCCGTACCCGACGGCGACTCGTGGGCACGCTGCAAGGTGCGCTTCCTCGAAGTGCTCCAGTCGGTAGACCTCGTGCGTCAGGCCATCTCCAAGCTTCCGGACACCGAACTCTCCGTGAAGGTTCCCGGCAAGCCGGAAGGTGAAGTCGTGGCGCGTGTGGAACAGCCGCGTGGCGAGCTCATGTACTACGTCAAGGGTAACGGCTCGAAGCACCTTGAACGTGTACGCATCCGCACTCCCACATTCGCCAACATCCCGCCGCTGCTCGCCATCATGGGCGGTCTGCAACTGGCGGACGTGCCCGTGGCGGTACTGTCCATCGACCCGTGCATCAGCTGCACAGAGCGCTAG
- a CDS encoding NADH-quinone oxidoreductase subunit C: MPNHTEILNAKPIAIDAIVGEAKALFEQDYRLVTYSVVDLGDGNVDIIYHFDKDLEFVHYRLTTPKDQPIPSLTPVYFAALLIENEARDQFGLTFDGLVLDFNRTLYLDDEITGSMSAPFCKISTIQKKA, translated from the coding sequence ATGCCCAACCATACCGAGATACTGAACGCCAAACCCATCGCCATCGACGCCATCGTCGGCGAGGCCAAGGCGCTCTTCGAGCAGGACTACAGGCTCGTCACCTACTCGGTGGTCGATCTTGGCGACGGCAACGTCGACATCATCTACCACTTCGACAAGGACCTCGAGTTCGTGCACTACCGGCTGACGACCCCCAAGGACCAGCCCATCCCCAGCCTGACGCCGGTGTATTTCGCCGCCCTGCTCATCGAAAACGAGGCCCGTGACCAGTTCGGCCTGACCTTTGACGGTCTGGTGCTCGACTTCAACAGGACCCTCTACCTGGATGACGAGATCACGGGCAGCATGTCCGCCCCGTTCTGCAAGATCTCCACCATCCAGAAGAAGGCATAA
- a CDS encoding NADH-quinone oxidoreductase subunit B family protein: MSLIKDWINKGRLKSPWVVHFDCGSCNGCDIEVLACLTPVFDVERFGIINVGNPKHADVLLVTGTVNHRNKKVLKNIYDQMPDPKAVIAIGACGSSGGVFRECYNVVGGVDQVIPVDVYVPGCPAKPEAIIDGVVTALEVVKAKLGLAEMPKVTVIE, from the coding sequence ATGAGTCTCATCAAAGACTGGATCAACAAGGGCCGCCTCAAGTCCCCGTGGGTCGTCCACTTCGACTGTGGTTCGTGCAACGGCTGCGACATTGAAGTGCTCGCCTGCCTTACCCCCGTGTTCGACGTCGAACGCTTCGGCATCATCAACGTGGGCAACCCCAAGCACGCCGACGTACTGCTGGTGACCGGCACGGTCAACCATCGCAACAAGAAGGTGCTCAAGAACATCTACGACCAGATGCCCGACCCCAAGGCCGTCATCGCCATCGGGGCCTGCGGCAGTTCGGGCGGCGTGTTCCGCGAGTGCTACAACGTCGTCGGCGGCGTCGACCAGGTCATCCCCGTCGACGTCTATGTGCCGGGCTGCCCGGCCAAGCCCGAGGCCATCATCGACGGCGTGGTCACCGCGCTTGAGGTGGTCAAGGCCAAGCTTGGTCTCGCCGAGATGCCCAAAGTGACCGTCATCGAGTAG
- a CDS encoding respiratory chain complex I subunit 1 family protein, whose amino-acid sequence MFKLILALIGLAATPVLGGLIAGLDRRITARLQSRFGPPILQPFYDVLKLLGKAPMVVNSWQVLCAYIYVVSSALAVFLFFMQGDLLLLFFVMTVGAVFQVVGALSVNSPYSQVGAQRELIQMLAYEPLIILVFVGISMATGSFMISDVYALEKPLLTQMPFLFIALGYALTIKLRKSPFDISACHHAHQEIVRGVLTEYSGPHLALLEIGHWFDVVLILGLCTLFWHTSLTGMLLLLAVTYFIEVLIDNITARMTWQWMLKGALGVGLVLSMFNILWLYVS is encoded by the coding sequence ATGTTCAAACTCATCCTCGCCCTCATCGGGCTTGCGGCCACGCCCGTCCTCGGCGGTCTCATCGCCGGTCTCGACCGTCGCATCACCGCCCGCCTTCAGTCGCGCTTCGGGCCGCCCATACTCCAGCCCTTCTACGACGTGCTGAAGCTCCTCGGCAAAGCGCCGATGGTGGTCAACTCGTGGCAGGTGCTGTGCGCCTACATCTACGTGGTCTCCTCCGCCCTTGCGGTCTTCCTGTTCTTCATGCAGGGCGACCTGCTGCTGCTCTTCTTCGTGATGACGGTGGGCGCGGTCTTCCAGGTGGTGGGTGCCCTGTCGGTCAACTCGCCCTACAGCCAGGTCGGCGCACAGCGTGAGCTCATCCAGATGCTCGCCTACGAGCCGCTGATCATCCTCGTGTTCGTGGGCATCTCCATGGCCACGGGCAGCTTCATGATCTCCGACGTCTACGCGCTGGAAAAGCCGCTGCTCACGCAGATGCCGTTCCTGTTCATCGCGCTGGGCTATGCGCTGACCATCAAGCTGCGCAAGTCGCCCTTCGACATCTCCGCATGTCACCACGCGCATCAGGAAATCGTGCGCGGCGTGCTCACCGAGTACTCGGGCCCGCACCTTGCACTGCTTGAGATAGGCCACTGGTTCGACGTGGTGCTGATTCTCGGCCTGTGCACCCTGTTCTGGCACACCAGCCTGACCGGCATGCTGCTGCTTCTGGCTGTGACCTACTTCATCGAAGTGCTCATCGACAACATCACTGCCCGCATGACGTGGCAGTGGATGCTCAAGGGCGCGCTCGGCGTGGGCCTCGTGCTGTCGATGTTCAACATCCTTTGGCTGTACGTCAGCTAG